The stretch of DNA GTGAAAACAACTCCACAAACAACATGTTTTGCGTATTTCGATCGCGTGTATGATGCTACACAAAGCTTACTAGATAAGATTAATGAATTTAATCTTAATCGTTTATTGTGTTATTTTTATAATGAAGATCCGTTCGATAAAAAAGATAAAAATGCTTTACTAAAAACGCAAACTCTAGAAAATCCTACCGAATATAACCAAAGAGTAGCAGAAATGAAGAAAAGTTTTACCGATAAAATGAATTCTTTTTTTGTGCTCGGAAAGGGTAGGAATACAGAGGAACAATCGTATATTTTGGTAAAAAACAACCAACTATATGCAAAAGGTTTTTTTGATCCGAAATATTCTGTAAATTTAGTAGATATTGTACAAGCAAACGATCGATGCGAAAGCAGCTATTATGCCATGCAATTGATACTTCGGTACAAGAAAAAGCATCCTACGTCTGTTTTTCCGTATAAAGAAGACTGCTTATGAAAGTATTTTTGGTAAGTTATGTATCGAATCGTCATTGAGAATATCCTACCGAAAAGAAAAACCATCTTACAGTTTTCAATGGACTAGATTCGGATCAAATTATGTAAATTTGTATAACAAACTCCAAACATACGATATGATTTCTAATGATACAATTTGTGCTTTAGCTACAGCAAATGGAATGGGTGCTATCGCGGTGATCCGTGTTTCTGGCCCAGAGGCAATCGAAAAAGTAAACACTTTATTTCGGTCGAAGTTTGGCGAAAAATCTTTGCTCGAAGTAGATTCACATACGGTTCATTTGGGTTATTTTATTGATGAAGAGGTGCTTATAGACGAAGCACTTTTTACAGTTTTCAGAGGTCCGAACTCCTATACTGGAGAAGATGTTGTCGAAATATCTACACACGGATCGATGTATATTCAACAGAAAGTATTGGAGGTTTTGAACAAAAATGGAATCAGAAACGCAAATCCTGGCGAATATACTTTTCGGGCATTTTGGAATGGGAAAATGGATTTGACACAAGCTGAAGCTGTTGCTGATTTGATTGCTTCTGACTCCAAAGCATCGCACGAAATTGCCATGAAACAGATGCGAGGAGGTTTCTCTAACCAGATTAAAGATTTACGCGAACAAATTGTGAATTTTGCAGCATTGATCGAGTTAGAGTTAGATTTTTCTGAGGAAGATGTAGAGTTTGCAGATCGCACAAAACTATATGCTTTGCTGGATGAATTGCAAGAAGTTTTAAAGCGTTTATCCGATTCTTTTGTGTACGGAAATGTCATAAAAAATGGCGTTCCTGTAGCGATTGTTGGCGCACCGAATGCCGGAAAATCGACTTTGCTCAATGCTCTGCTCAATGAAGAAAGAGCGATAGTTTCTGATGTTGAAGGAACAACACGCGATACGATAGAAGAAGTATTGTACATTAATGGAATCGGATTCCGTTTCATAGACACAGCCGGAATTCGAGAAGCTGGCGACAAAATAGAACAAATCGGAATAGAGAAAACTTTCGAAAAAATAGACAAAGCCAGTATTGTATTGTATCTGTATGATTCGAATATCATGGCAGACAATCAGATTGCGAACCAATTAGAAGCATTGATATCGAAAGGTAAAATTGTTTTCAATATTGCTAATAAAATCGACATAGAATCGGACAGAGATGTAATACCACAAGCGATAAAAGATGAGTTTAAGGAAGTTATTCACTTAGAAATTTCGGCAAAAGAAAAGTACAATATAGAAACTTTGAAAGAAAAGTTATTTGATCAAGTTCAGCTCTTGAACAACACCGACGATACGATAGTTTCGAACTCTAGACATCTTGATGCGTTGCAAAAAACTTTGGCACAAGTGCATAAAATACGACAAGGTATGCAAGATGGAATACCCACAGATTTATTGGCGATGGATCTTCGCGAAGGTTTGGACTATCTAGGTGCAATAACTGGAGAAATTGATGTAGATGAAGATATATTGGGGACTATTTTCGGAAAGTTCTGTATCGGGAAGTAGTTATTTTTCTTTTGTTTGTTAACTACCTATAAATGCTATATTTAAGAGCAACCATGTTGCTCTTTTTTGTTGCCTAATTGCTTTATTTTGATTAAATTTGATGTACAGTAGAAACTAACTTCTAAACTTACAAACCATGGCAGAAATTAAACATTTGAATTCCTTGCATAGAACCGATAAGCAATTAAGTGTGAGCATATTATTTGAAGGAAAAGAAGGCGTAACACGCAGTCTGTATCTGAAAAAAGACGGATTGTTACCAGAGCACACCACCGCTATACCTGCAGTTTTGCTATGTGTAACAGGTAAAGTGACTTATGAAGATGAAAAAGGTTGTCAAGTAGTTTTAGAACCTGGAAATTTTCAGAACATTGAACCAAACATCAAACATTGGGTAAAAAGTTTTGAGGATAGTCAGTTACTGTTGATGAAATAAGCTTTTTCTTCTCTCTAATTGCCATAGAACAAGGCACAAAATTACTCCCTTTTAAAAACTTCTTCTGGGAATGCTGATGAAAATTAGGGCATTTTTTCATTGTCTATTCTATTAAAGATGTAGCGGTTAGCCTTTTTGGCTAACTTTTTTTATCCCAATCTATTTTTTAGCTGTATTCTTCGTTTAGAAATTGCTTTTTAATTATCGAAAAAAATATACTTACAATGTAAGGGGAAAAGTCATTATTTGAGTTTTATTGATAAAAAACATGTCATTTTACCTGATTTTTAGAGAAAAAATGTTAAATCTGCACAAATTTTTTAAAAATCATATTGTTTATGAAGAAATTTTCTTTTCTCTTGTTAGGAGTTCTATCTTATCGCTCCAAGCACAAATGGGGGTCAATACCGATAATCCCCAAGCCACACTAGACGTACAAGGTAATGTAATTGTAGGTGAGGCGAGCTATACAGAGGATAAAACGGGCTTTCTCTTGTGGTGAGAAACAATGTCACAGGAGAGCTAAAAATCGTAGGGAATACAGGGCAAGATCATACAATTGCACCTATGAATATCATAACTTTTAAACTAAGTAATGTAGATGGAGATTGGGTAGAAAGTTATTTTACAGGTATCGACTTGGATAAATACACCGTTGCCGTAATTGGTTCTAGATTTTATGATCCTAATGGTAGCCAAGGAGTAACATTATATAGCAATAACTTAATTGAATATAAGGATAAAAATAATGCCAATGCAAAAGCTTTTACAGGCTACAATCCATTCCAAGTATATGCAAGTAGAATGAAACGAAACGAAACTACAAATAAATTAGAATGGGTATTGCATGCCGATTTCGCAGGTGGTTCGCCAAGACGAATAGCAACTGATCTGAACACTAAAATCAACGGAACTTGGGAAATCACTTGTCTAATAATCAACAACTCTTTGGTGAATGTATTGAACGATCATGTCGTAAATTTTAATGGAGGAAATCGAGTTTTTGGTACTGCACCAGCCGGATTATAAAAAAATATAGAAAAAGAAATAATAATTTCACTAGAGTGGTTTTTAAGAGACCATAAAAACAAAGGTATGGGTGCGATATTATAGAGCCACTGTGTGGAAAGAAAAAACTTAGCAAATAATTGTTAAGTTT from Weeksella virosa DSM 16922 encodes:
- the mnmE gene encoding tRNA uridine-5-carboxymethylaminomethyl(34) synthesis GTPase MnmE, translated to MISNDTICALATANGMGAIAVIRVSGPEAIEKVNTLFRSKFGEKSLLEVDSHTVHLGYFIDEEVLIDEALFTVFRGPNSYTGEDVVEISTHGSMYIQQKVLEVLNKNGIRNANPGEYTFRAFWNGKMDLTQAEAVADLIASDSKASHEIAMKQMRGGFSNQIKDLREQIVNFAALIELELDFSEEDVEFADRTKLYALLDELQEVLKRLSDSFVYGNVIKNGVPVAIVGAPNAGKSTLLNALLNEERAIVSDVEGTTRDTIEEVLYINGIGFRFIDTAGIREAGDKIEQIGIEKTFEKIDKASIVLYLYDSNIMADNQIANQLEALISKGKIVFNIANKIDIESDRDVIPQAIKDEFKEVIHLEISAKEKYNIETLKEKLFDQVQLLNNTDDTIVSNSRHLDALQKTLAQVHKIRQGMQDGIPTDLLAMDLREGLDYLGAITGEIDVDEDILGTIFGKFCIGK
- a CDS encoding cupin domain-containing protein, with the protein product MAEIKHLNSLHRTDKQLSVSILFEGKEGVTRSLYLKKDGLLPEHTTAIPAVLLCVTGKVTYEDEKGCQVVLEPGNFQNIEPNIKHWVKSFEDSQLLLMK